From a region of the Streptomyces sp. NBC_01454 genome:
- a CDS encoding glycerol-3-phosphate dehydrogenase/oxidase, protein MSTLQSVPALGTHPANGSHASRAETREQLSKATYDLLVIGGGILGISTAWHAAQAGLRVALVDAGDFAGATSSASSKLLHGGLRYLQTGAVKLVAENHFERRAVSRQVAPHLANPLTFYLPVYKGGPHGAAKLGAGVFAYSALSAFGDGVGHVISPAKAQRDVPELRTDNLKAVAVYGDDQMNDSRMALMTVRAAVAAGATVLNHAEVTGLRFTQGRVTGAELKDRMEGEEFGVNARLVLNATGPWVDHLRKMEDANAAPSIRLSKGAHLVLKRTAPWKAALATPIDKYRITFALPWEDMLLLGTTDEEFEGDPADVAVTEKDTAQILDEAAFSVRDQQLSRDLITYSFAGLRVLPGGPGNTSKAKRETVVTEGSGGMLSVAGGKWTTFRHIGRTVMNKLAALPGHPLAEDMEPIAHLPKKLPLPGIANPNAVAHRLLIDGGTPGPRMAPETARHLATHYGSLSFDIARLANENPALAERIHPEAPEIWAQVAYARDHEWAETVDDVLRRRTTLMIRGLDTEDVRTKVKDMLAG, encoded by the coding sequence ATGAGCACCCTGCAGAGCGTCCCGGCACTCGGGACGCACCCGGCCAATGGTTCGCACGCGAGCCGCGCCGAGACTCGGGAGCAGCTTTCCAAGGCGACGTACGACCTCCTGGTGATCGGCGGCGGCATCCTGGGCATCTCCACCGCCTGGCACGCCGCGCAGGCCGGACTGCGGGTGGCCCTGGTGGACGCCGGTGACTTCGCCGGCGCCACCTCCTCCGCCTCCTCCAAGCTGCTCCACGGCGGTCTGCGCTACCTGCAGACCGGCGCGGTCAAGCTGGTGGCGGAGAACCACTTCGAGCGGCGTGCGGTGTCCCGCCAGGTGGCACCGCACCTCGCCAACCCCCTGACCTTCTACCTGCCCGTCTACAAGGGCGGCCCGCACGGCGCGGCCAAGCTGGGCGCGGGCGTCTTCGCCTACTCGGCGCTGTCCGCGTTCGGCGACGGCGTCGGCCACGTCATATCCCCGGCCAAGGCCCAGCGGGACGTGCCGGAGCTGCGGACGGACAACCTCAAGGCCGTGGCCGTGTACGGCGACGACCAGATGAACGACTCCCGGATGGCCCTGATGACCGTCCGTGCGGCGGTCGCGGCCGGCGCCACGGTCCTCAACCATGCCGAGGTCACCGGGCTGCGCTTCACCCAGGGCCGGGTCACCGGCGCCGAGCTCAAGGACCGGATGGAGGGCGAGGAGTTCGGCGTCAACGCCCGCCTGGTGCTCAACGCCACCGGCCCGTGGGTGGACCACCTGCGCAAGATGGAGGACGCGAACGCGGCCCCCTCCATCCGGCTGTCGAAGGGCGCGCACCTGGTCCTCAAGCGCACCGCCCCCTGGAAGGCCGCGCTGGCCACCCCGATCGACAAGTACCGCATCACCTTCGCCCTCCCGTGGGAGGACATGCTGCTGCTGGGCACCACGGACGAGGAGTTCGAGGGCGACCCGGCGGACGTCGCGGTCACCGAGAAGGACACCGCCCAGATCCTGGACGAGGCGGCCTTCTCCGTCCGTGACCAGCAGCTGTCGCGCGATCTGATCACGTACTCCTTCGCGGGTCTGCGGGTGCTGCCCGGCGGCCCCGGCAACACCTCCAAGGCCAAGCGCGAGACGGTCGTGACCGAGGGCAGCGGCGGCATGCTGTCGGTGGCCGGCGGCAAGTGGACGACCTTCCGGCACATCGGCCGTACGGTCATGAACAAGCTCGCCGCGCTGCCCGGCCACCCGCTGGCCGAGGACATGGAGCCGATCGCGCATCTGCCGAAGAAGCTCCCGCTGCCCGGTATCGCCAACCCGAACGCGGTGGCGCACCGGCTGCTCATCGACGGCGGCACGCCCGGCCCGCGGATGGCCCCGGAGACCGCCCGGCACCTCGCCACCCACTACGGTTCGCTGTCCTTCGACATCGCCCGGCTGGCGAACGAGAACCCGGCGCTGGCCGAGCGCATCCACCCCGAGGCGCCGGAGATCTGGGCGCAGGTCGCCTACGCCCGCGACCACGAGTGGGCCGAGACGGTCGACGACGTGCTGCGCCGCCGCACCACCCTGATGATCCGCGGCCTGGACACGGAGGACGTCCGGACGAAGGTCAAGGACATGCTGGCGGGCTGA